A genomic segment from Nicotiana sylvestris chromosome 1, ASM39365v2, whole genome shotgun sequence encodes:
- the LOC138872523 gene encoding uncharacterized protein, giving the protein MALNNEPIGNVHLGEDVDDNAMDEVPIEPQANRRGHPPHDNVPIPPPPPPRAATHRQLPDEGYASAIVPPRIREGNFQITNVMVTLIKQWGLFTGSPNQNVYKNLKGLVDTYWGRKQTNVSEDALRLRLFPFSLRGKVLDWLQRLLNHSTTIWDKLAEKFISKFFSTRHMATLRDEILAFKQEPIEPLHEIWERYCTMVKECSNNDMTEAMIQHTFYRGINTTNQYVVNQLAEGNFMNTPYAVACKILDEMADTPSAWQSRANVPQGDPNVIHLHKELHDHEQAIAELTTTMNQLAKAQLQQVQEPKQMHAVEGVNMMVNKRWQQCQQMQNCQEQFMQDDSGYDQGDSFNEQDEEVQYVNNYQGQRNNALGKNQQQWRSQGNQASHNTSIRNLEVQLGQISHALNTHPKGALPSDTVVNPKGDNNTGRAMAVTTRSGKGGDATTSNKKRIVDEYVVVQEDEILSNVVQANEKVRIDIDERVEETQE; this is encoded by the exons ATGGCTCTCAACAATGAACCCATCGGAAATGTGCACTTGGGGGAGGACGTGGATGATAATGCCATGGATGAGGTTCCTATTGAACCTCAAGCTAATAGACGAGGTCACCCGCCTCACGATAATGTGCCCATCCCtcccccacctccaccaagagcggCAACCCACCGACAATTGCCAGAcgagggttatgcaagtgctatagtCCCTCCCCGCATTAGGGAGGGCAACTTCCAAATCACCAACGTGATGGTTACACTAATTAAACAATGGGGTTTATTCACTGGGTCTCCGAATCAAAATGTCTACAAGAATCTCAAGGGGTTAGTCGATACTTATTGGGGGAGAAAGCAAACAAATGTTTCTGAGGACGCGCTGAGGTTGAGgctatttcccttttctctaCGGGGAAAAGTCTTGGACTGGTTACAAAGGTTGCTCAACCATTCCACCACCATTTGGGATAAGTTGGCAGAAAAGTTCATTTCCAAATTCTTCTCTACGAGACATATGGCAACGCTTCGGGATGAGATTCTTGCCTTCAAGCAAGAACCCATTGAGccattgcatgagatttgggaaagatattgtaccatggttaaagagtgttcaaacaatgatatgaccgaggccatgatccaacataCCTTCTACAGGGGGATCAACACAACTAATCAATATGTGGTTAACCAACTCGCCGAGGGTAACTTCATGAACACGCCATATGCCGTAGCTTGTaaaattcttgatgagatggcagaTACCCCTTCAgcgtggcaaagtagagccaatgtaccACAAGGTGACCCTAATGTTATTCACCTACACAAGGAGCTACATGACCACGAACAAGCTATAgccgagttgacaactactatgaaccaattggccaaggctcAGCTTCAACAAGTTCAAGAGCCGAAACAAATGCATGCAGTGGAAGGTGTTAATATGATGGTAAACAAAAGATGGCAACAATGTCAACAAATGCAAAACTGTCAGGAACAATTTATGCAAGATGATAGTGGTTATGATCAAGGTGATTCATTCAATGAGCAAGATGAAGAAgttcaatatgtcaacaattatCAAGGTCAAAGAAACAATGCGCTAGGgaaaaatcaacaacaatggaggtCACAAGGGAACCAAG CCTCACACAACACTTCTATtcggaatttggaggttcagttaggccaaatctcacatgCTTTGAACACtcatcctaagggggcactacctagtgatacagtggtgaacccgaagggtgaTAATAATACAGGACGTGCTATGGCTGTGACTACTAGAAGTGGAAAAGGTGGAGATGCAACCACCTCAAATAAAAAAAGGATTGTTGATGAATATGTTGTGGTTCAAGAGGATGAAATCCTAAGCAATGTGGTTCAAGCTAATGAAAAAGTGAGAATTGATATAGATGAACGTGTGGAGGAAACGCAAGAATAG
- the LOC138872526 gene encoding uncharacterized protein, which yields MKSLSINVPLVEALEQMPGYAKFMKDLVTKKRSMNCETIKMTHQVSAIVHSMAPKLEDPGAFTIPCTIGSTDFAKALCDLRQSINLMPYSVFKTLENGQPRPTSMRLQMADRIIRRPLGIIDNVLTFLATGKALVDVETSELTFLVGDEKVVFHVCKSMSQPNSNEVCSFVDLVTDMIVDDASATMNVEDKLEAVLLNLDDDEESDGYVECVNALQGMGSYTYEPRKLSLDLENQKTPPIKPSIEEPPTLELKPLPSHLRYEFLGPFSTLPVILSSCLTNVQVESTLDVLQRSKRAIGWTLADIRGISPDFCMQKIILEKGSKPSIEHQRRLNEAMQ from the exons atgaagagtttgtccATAAATGTGCCATTGGTTGAGGCATTggagcaaatgccgggatatgcaaaattcatgaaagatttggtaaccAAGAAAAGATCAATGAATTGTGAAACCAtcaagatgactcatcaagtgagtgctattgtgcactcaatggctcctaAGTTAGAAGATCCGGGCGCTTTCACCATCCCTTGCACTATTGGGAGCACCGATTTTGCCAAAGCATTATGTGATCTTAGgcaaagtatcaacttgatgccctactctgtgttcaaaactttggaaaatgggcaaccaagacccacatccatgaggttgcaaatggcggatcgGATAATAAGGAGGCCTTTGGGCATCATTGATAATGTACTG acctttcttgctacggggaaggctcttGTTGATGTGGAAACCAGTGAGCTCACTTTCCTGGTGGGTGAcgaaaaggtggtctttcatgtgtgcaaatcaatgagtcAACCGAATAGTAATGAAGTTTGTTCATTTGTGGATTTGGTGACCGACATGATAGTTGATGATGCTAGTGCAACAATGAATGTTGAGGACAAACTGGAAGCTGTTTTGCTCAACCTAGATGATGATGAGGAGAGTGATGGCTATGTGGAGTGTGTAAATGCATTGCAAGGCATGGGGTCATACACTTATGAGCCCCGAaaactatctttggatcttgaaaaccagaAGACTCCTCCAATAAAGCcctcaattgaggagcctcctaCCTTGGAGCTAAAGCCATTGCCCtcgcacctcaggtatgagttccttggacctttctctactttaccagttatccTTTCTTCGTGCttaactaacgtgcaggtagagtCCACTTTGGATGTGCTACAAAGGAGTAAAAGAGCAATCGGTTGGACTTTGGCGGATATCCGGGGCATAAGCCCCGACTTTTGCATGCAAAAGATTATTTTGGAGAAGGGTTCCAAACCCtctattgaacatcaaagaagattgaatgaAGCAATGCAATAG